The genomic interval GCTCCGTGGTCGTCCGGGCCGTTCGGTCCGCCATCCGCTGGGCGGCCTCGCTGACGGTCTCCCCGTCCGGTGCTCTGGAACCGTTCGCGGTCCCTCCGCCGGCCGTTGCGGTCCACTCCCCGCCGTCGAGGTGGCGCCGCACGTACCGCTCGTGACCGAGTCGGTCGTAGCGACGCCGCTCGGTCTCGTCCGTGAGCACCTCCCTGGCCGTGGTGAGCCGTCTGAACTGCGTCCGGGCGTCGGGCGCGTCGGTGACGTCCGGGTGGTGGGTCTTCACCCGCTCCCGATACGCGCTGACGATTCGCTGCTCGTCAGCGGTGGGTTCGACGCCGAGCACGCCGTAGAGCGTTTGCATTTTGGAGGTTCTTGATAAAGTTATTGGCCGATACCCTACATGAAACTACCGACGGTTACGCGCGCCGAGTTCAGGGGTCGAACGCGACCACGCGCTCCCCGTCGCCGGCGGACGCGACTGCGTCCGCGACGGCGAACTGCGTGAGGTCGGACTCGCCGTCGACTGTCCACGCCGGGTCCCCGCTGGCCGCGTCGAGCGCGAGCGCCTGATACCGCCGGTCGTCCTCGCCGACCGAGCGCCGGAGCAGCAGGCGGTCGCCCAGCAGGCCGGCCGGGCTGGCCGTGATTTCGGTCCCGTCGGACGCCTCCTCCAGCGACACGTCGACGGCTGTTCGCCACTCGACGGTGCCGTCGGCGAGCGAGACGGCGGCCACCTCGTCGCCGGCGACGTACACCGTCCCGTCAGCGTGTGGCGGGTCGTTCAGAGGGGCACTCACGTCGGCGTCCCACTGTGGCTCGCCCGTCGCCGGGTCGAGGCTGGCGACCGACTCGCCGCCCACCAGCAACTGGCCGTCGACGGCGGCCGTCGTGGTGGGGTCGAGTTCGCCGACGGTCCACGACACGCCGCCGGTCGCGGCGTCCAGCCCCCGAACCACGTCCCGACCCGACGCGTCGACCGTGACGAACGCGAGGGCGTCGCCGACCGCCGAGAGGGACCGGAGTTCGTACGACTCCGGTCGGTAGCGCCACGCCCGCCTGCCGTCGCGGTCGATAGCGTACACCGCGGCGGGTGCCCTGACGAAGAGCCGCTCCGCGGTGCGGAGACTCTCGGAGGGATCGCCTATCTCGGCCGACCACCGCTGGGTGCCGTCGGACAGCGCGAGCGCGTACAGCGTCTCGCCGGTGGGACCGAGCGCGTCGTCGTTCGTGGCGACGTAGGCGGTGTCGCCGTCGATACCGACGACGTCCAGCCACCAGTTCGTCGAGGGGAACTCCCATCGGGGCGTCCCGCTGGCGGCTTCGAAGGCGTACAGCGTCTCGGTCCCGAACGGCTCGTCGGCCCTACCGATAGCCAGAACGGTGCCGTTCCCGGCGACCGGGGAGCCGGCTATCCGCTCGTCCGGCGTCCGGGTCCAGTCGAGGTCGCCGGCCGCCGACGACAGTGACGCGACCGTCCCCATCTCGGTGCCGACGAACAGCCGGTCACCGTCGACGGTCGGCGGGAACGTCACCACGCCCGGAACGGACTGGCGCCACGCGACGTGTTCGGGGGTGTCGCCCGTGCTCGGCCGGTCGGTCCCGGTTGCAGTCGCTGTCCCCTGTTCGGTCGCCGTCCCGCTTGGCTCCCCGTCTCGTTCCCCCTGACAGCCCGCGACGGCGGCGGTCGCCGCGGCGGCGAGAAACGCCCGTCGAGTTCGCATACTGACCACTCCCCGGGGGAGCGGTACAGCCCTTCTGGTCGGTACAACGGCCGTTTGAGCGACGGGGAGAAGCGCCGCTCAGGCCAGCCACTCGTCGGGCTTGGTGTTGTAGTCGATGTCCGTCGCGGCGAGATGCTCGACCTCGGTCCAGGGGACGTCCTCGACGGTCACCTCCTCGCCGTCGTAGCGCAGCCGCTTGCCGACCTCCTCGGGTTCGGGCTCGCGGTCGCGTCGCTTCGCCACCTCGATGTCGTGGTCGTCGAACTCCTTGACGATGGTCAGGAGGTTCACCGGGCGACCCCACAGCTCGAACACCCGTTTCATGACTTCGGTGGCCTGCTTCCGGTCCAGCATGATGCCGTTGTACTGGTGGGCGAGCAGGAGCTCGTTGCGGTTGTCGTAGTTCCCGTCCTGCACGACGACCGTGGGCTTGCCGAAGTTGGTGAACTGCAACATCAGCTTCTTCTTGACGTCCTCGTGGTCGGTGGAGGTGACCCGGTAGTCGCCCGAGGCGTGGGTGTACTCGTAGGTGAAGTAGTCGTTGTCGTCGACGAACTCCTGAGTGAGGAACTCGTCGAGGAAGGTCACGTCGTTGTGGCTCTCCCGTATCTCGCGCATCCGGTCCCAGCCGCGGGCGTACGCCACGTCGTCCAGCGCCGCCTCGACGCTGTCGTAGCGCGCGTCGTCGAACATGTACCGCGAGACCCGCTCCAGTTCGGCCTGCCCGACCCGGGAGACGAAGCCGCGGTACTGGGGCTTGAGCAGCGAGTAGTGGCGCTGGGCCAGCCCCTCGTAGGTCAGCACCTTCCAGGGGTACTTGTCGACGTCGAACTCGCCGGCACGGGCCCGTTCGAGCGCGTCGGCGTCGACGCGCGGGTCCTCGGGGTCGAGTTCGGCCAGACGGCCCGGCACGTCGGTCAGCCACGCCGGCGGTTCGAGGTGGTCCTGGACCGCCTCGAAATCGACCACGTCGTGGAACGTCCGCCAGGTGATATCGTCG from Halomicroarcula saliterrae carries:
- a CDS encoding J domain-containing protein, with the protein product MQTLYGVLGVEPTADEQRIVSAYRERVKTHHPDVTDAPDARTQFRRLTTAREVLTDETERRRYDRLGHERYVRRHLDGGEWTATAGGGTANGSRAPDGETVSEAAQRMADRTARTTTEPRTTQRADGSDGYGTAAEYYRPGQRVGVESRSGFGRTLDALSDVLPWLLAHFLLLGAAVTVATVLLTGTSTGGLPPVTSIFVAATMVGVTAGVSILHLTSTVYR
- a CDS encoding PQQ-binding-like beta-propeller repeat protein, producing the protein MRTRRAFLAAAATAAVAGCQGERDGEPSGTATEQGTATATGTDRPSTGDTPEHVAWRQSVPGVVTFPPTVDGDRLFVGTEMGTVASLSSAAGDLDWTRTPDERIAGSPVAGNGTVLAIGRADEPFGTETLYAFEAASGTPRWEFPSTNWWLDVVGIDGDTAYVATNDDALGPTGETLYALALSDGTQRWSAEIGDPSESLRTAERLFVRAPAAVYAIDRDGRRAWRYRPESYELRSLSAVGDALAFVTVDASGRDVVRGLDAATGGVSWTVGELDPTTTAAVDGQLLVGGESVASLDPATGEPQWDADVSAPLNDPPHADGTVYVAGDEVAAVSLADGTVEWRTAVDVSLEEASDGTEITASPAGLLGDRLLLRRSVGEDDRRYQALALDAASGDPAWTVDGESDLTQFAVADAVASAGDGERVVAFDP